The Carassius gibelio isolate Cgi1373 ecotype wild population from Czech Republic chromosome B14, carGib1.2-hapl.c, whole genome shotgun sequence genome has a segment encoding these proteins:
- the LOC127971898 gene encoding sideroflexin-1 translates to MAAECTISTSINIKEPRWDQGTFVGRAKHFFTVTDPRNILLSNEQLEKARHIILDYKKGVVTPGLTEDELWRAKYVFDSAFHPDTGEKMLLIGRMSAQVPMNMTITGCMMTFYRTTPAVLFWQWINQSFNAIVNYTNRSGDAPITVNQLGTAYVSATTGAVATALGLNALAKHVSPLIGRFVPFAAVAAANCINIPLMRQRELKHGIPVTDENDNRLGESSKAAQQAITQVVVSRILMASPGMAIPPFLMNSLEKKAFLKRFPWMSAPIQVGLVGFCLVFATPLCCALFPQKSSMAVSRLEAELQEKIRASHPGVETVYFNKGL, encoded by the exons ATGGCAGCTGAGTGTACCATCTCCACCTCCATTAACATTAAAGAGCCACGCTGGGATCAGGGAACATTTGTGGGTCGAGCAAAGCATTTCTTCACTGTCACAGACCCGAGAAACATCCTCCTGTCCAATGAACAATTAGAAAAAGCGCGTCATATTATTCTGGATTACAA AAAAGGGGTGGTAACACCAGGTCTCACAGAAGACGAGCTATGGAGGGCCAAGTATGTTTTCGACTCAGCATTCCATCCAGACACTGGCGAGAAAATGCTCCTGATTGGTCGCATGTCTGCTCAGGTCCCCATGAACATGACCATCACTGGATGCATGATGACGTTCTACAG AACGACTCCAGCGGTTCTGTTTTGGCAGTGGATCAATCAGTCTTTTAATGCAATAGTCAACTACACCAACAGGAGCGGAGATGCCCCCATCACAGTAAA CCAGCTTGGCACAGCATATGTATCAGCCACTACTGGAGCCGTGGCTACTGCGTTAGGACTTAATGCATTAGCAAAG CATGTGTCTCCGCTCATAGGACGCTTTGTTCCTTTTGCTGCTGTAGCTGCTGCTAACTGTATTAATATTCCACTCATGAGACAACG GGAACTCAAACATGGCATTCCAGTAACAGATGAGAACGACAACCGGTTAGGAGAATCTTCAAAGGCAGCTCAACAGGCCATCACACAAGTGGTGGTTTCCAGAATCCTCATGGCCTCTCCGGGAATGG CAATCCCTCCATTTTTAATGAACTCTTTGGAAAAGAAGGCCTTCCTCAAG AGGTTTCCGTGGATGAGTGCACCCATTCAAGTTGGCTTGGTTGGGTTTTG CCTTGTGTTTGCAACCCCATTGTGCTGTGCGTTATTCCCACAAAAGAG TTCAATGGCAGTGAGCCGTTTGGAAGCCGAGCTGCAGGAGAAGATTCGAGCCAGTCATCCTGGAGTAGAGACAGTCTACTTCAACAAAGGACTGTAA